The genomic stretch GGGAGCCTCCTCGGCGTTGCCCCCTGCGTAGGCATTCCGGGTGGCCCAGGTAAGGGAAAGCATCCTGAGGCCCCTTTGCCGCAAAGGAGCCAACTCCTCAGGGGAGGCGAGGGCATGGGCACCTTCCAGGAGAAGCACCAGGCCCGGGATCCGGTCCTCCCGGTGGCGGGCGAGGTGCGCCTCCAGATCCCTTCCATGGCGGAGGATCCTCACCCATCCCTTGGCCTCCCAGGCCTCGTAGAGGGCCAGCTGGGCGTACACCTCCTCCTGCCAGTCCTCGAGGCCCCCTTCCCTGGGATCCACGAACAAGGTGGCGAAGGCCACCGCCACCCGGGCCTCCCTAAGGCTTTCCAGGGTCACCAAGGGGGTTTCGGGATGGGGGTCCACCTCCCTAAGCCGCTCTAGGGAAAGGGAGAGGTCCCGCCCCAGGATCCGGGCGTTGTAGGCCAAATCCAGATGGGCGTCCACCATGACGGGGCCCATAGGCCAACTCTACAATGGGGATCGTGCGGGCTTCCGAACTGCCTCCCCTTCCCGAGGCCCCCGGGGTCTACCTCTGGAAGCAGGGGGAAAAGGTCCTCTACGTGGGCAAGGCCAAGAACCTGAAGGCCCGGGTGCGAAGCTACTTCCATGCGGAGGGCAAGGCAGCCCGCATCGCCCAGGAGGCCACCGCCTTGGAGTTCATCGCTACCCGGGACGAGGTGGAGGCCCTCCTCCTCGAGGCCAACCTCATCAAGGCCCACCGCCCCCCCTACAACGTCCTTCTCAAGGACGACAAGCACTATCCCTTCTTAAAGCTCACCCGGGAACCCTTCCCTACCCTTTTGGTGGTGCGGCGGGTGGAGGAGGATGGGGCCAAGTACTATGGCCCTTTCCCCGAGGCCAGCGC from Thermus antranikianii DSM 12462 encodes the following:
- a CDS encoding dipeptidase, with the protein product MGPVMVDAHLDLAYNARILGRDLSLSLERLREVDPHPETPLVTLESLREARVAVAFATLFVDPREGGLEDWQEEVYAQLALYEAWEAKGWVRILRHGRDLEAHLARHREDRIPGLVLLLEGAHALASPEELAPLRQRGLRMLSLTWATRNAYAGGNAEEAPLTDLGKALLREMEGLGMALDLSHLAEEAAFQALEVFSGPVCATHANARALVPSPRHLSDRLMEALRKRDGVLGLVPFNAFLDPGWKRGDPRLPLEAFLRHKAHAEALLGPKRVGLGTDWDGGFGLEAVPLGLDRHRDLWSLGDEAFLGENWLRWLRSWF